A genome region from Arachis duranensis cultivar V14167 chromosome 6, aradu.V14167.gnm2.J7QH, whole genome shotgun sequence includes the following:
- the LOC127748411 gene encoding uncharacterized protein LOC127748411 yields MEEDIIELGKEGKISSEYGKEEKEHQEEETNTCNTENIRVEKTKEGLYNIVISDVIERELWKPWWNTLIVKLMDRRVGYAAIKRRLETMWSKKGTVDVIDLSNDFYLVKFYASEDFDFAFIEGPWKVYDHYLTVRLWEPNFNPLRATIDKITAWMRFSGLPIDIYDRTILRRIGNLIGRTVKVDNNTANLCREKFTRLCVKVDLTKPLMEKYLINGEEYHVEYEEIH; encoded by the coding sequence ATGGAAGAAGACATCATTGAACTTGgtaaagaaggaaaaataagcagtgaatatggaaaagaagagaaagagcaTCAGGAAGAAGAAACTAACACTTGCAACACAGAAAACATAAGAGTGGAGAAGACAAAAGAGGGCCTCTATAATATCGTCATTAGCGATGTTATTGAGAGAGAGCTTTGGAAACCATGGTGGAATACTTTAATAGTGAAGTTGATGGATAGAAGGGTGGGATATGCTGCTATCAAAAGAAGGTTAGAGACCATGTGGAGCAAAAAAGGGACTGTAGACGTTATCGACTTAAGTAACGATTTTTATCTAGTCAAATTCTATGCTAGTGAGGATTTTGACTTTGCCTTCATAGAGGGGCCTTGGAAGGTTTATGACCACTACCTAACTGTCAGACTGTGGGAGCCAAATTTTAATCCACTAAGAGCTACAATTGATAAAATCACAGCATGGATGAGGTTCTCGGGTTTGCCAATTGATATTTATGATAGAACCATATTGAGGAGAATAGGTAATCTTATTGGAAGAACGGTGAAGGTTGACAATAACACAGCCAATCTGTGTAGAGAAAAATTCACCCGACTATGTGTAAAGGTAGATCTCACCAAACCTTTGATGGAAAAGTATTTAATTAATGGAGAAGAGTACCATGTGGAGTATGAAGAAATCCACTAA